From Vigna unguiculata cultivar IT97K-499-35 chromosome 5, ASM411807v1, whole genome shotgun sequence, the proteins below share one genomic window:
- the LOC114183298 gene encoding uncharacterized protein LOC114183298, which yields MNKFPRLLHCMNVKVSDKVIRSAFDKNMCVVDVVVSDEEHGHDVVKEAFEEFGIAYRKQDLKDKEEVLHLLEYEEGEIVEMKHSISELEEMVAKCKDVVGKDEY from the exons ATGAACAAGTTCCCTCGACTATTGCATTGCATGAATGTGAAAGTCAGTGACAAAGTCATAAGGAGTGCATTTGATAAGAATATG TGTGTTGTTGATGTGGTAGTGTCAGATGAAGAACATGGTCATGATGTTGTAAAAGAAGCATTTGAAGAATTTGGCATTGCCTATAGAAAACAAGATTTGAAGGACAAGGAAGAGGTTCTTCATCTTCTCGAGTATGAAGAAGGCGAGATAGTTGAAATGAAACATTCAATTTCTGAATTAGAAGAAATGGTTGCAAAATGTAAGGATGTGGTGGGAAAGGATGAGTACTAA